A segment of the Marmota flaviventris isolate mMarFla1 chromosome 2, mMarFla1.hap1, whole genome shotgun sequence genome:
ATTTAACAATGGAATAGTGGTTGGCAACAATTTTTATTAGTACAAATGTGTCTATGTGttatataaatttgtatttgaTCATCTAAGTTAATGAATGTAATAATTATCCTTTTATTTAGATCTATTTTACATTCATGTTTCTTTCACAGGttggaaaaataaaccttcacaCAGGAATTGACAAATAAAGGAATTGAGAAGCTCCTTACTGGCCGGTATCCATTTTTGGCACTTGTCACAGAAGTAGGACAGCTGCTCCTCCATCCACGACACATCTCCTTCATCACTGTTGAGGGAATCCCCACTCTGGTCATGAGATAAGTCCACAGATGCCTGATCCTCAGATTCAACAATCAAGAGAGTCTCTCCCTCCACTTCACCCTCTTCCAGCCCTTCTGAGGTAGATGTTCTTGTGGCTTCATCATCGTGTCGACTTATCAAACTACTGAGGTGGATGTTACTATCCATCCCTCCCTTTTCACAAGTTCAGAAGTGCTCTTCAGTAACAGTTCTAACTCTGGATGCTGAACTTAAAGAGGCTTCTATCAGAATCACACAGGTAGAAACTCTTCAGAGTGTCTGCCCACAACTTCTTTGCTCAAACATAGGGGATTCTTAAAGTCATTTAGAGTATAGGATCTACTGTCCTTTACCAAATTTAAAAGGACTGTCACAAGAAGGGTGAAGATctcactaagctatatctctaTCAACACACATACATAACACACACGGTTTCAGTGCTATTTCACATTCCTTTGAAGTCATGTTTTTTGAGATCCTTTTTCCAATAAcatcttctctctttctgcttcaagTTGTTCAGTCAAAATAATCTGTTCTCCCAAAAGacgaatgttttcttttttccgaTTTTGCCTCTCAATATCTCTGATCACTCCGTCACGAAGCCTCTAAAAACGAAAGAAACAGATTTCAGTAACACCCTGAACAGGTGGTTCCTATCCTTGTGCCATTCAAATCCAAATAACAGTGTTACCAAAATACACTTAAAATGTTCAGATTCCAAATACCCAATTACTATTTTAACTTTCTGTACAAATGTAAAATGTAACAAAGAAACCTTCAGATAAATTAGGTAGTGCACTATAATATCATTACTAAAATGATTTCCTTCTCATTTTAAGATATTCCTAAACATT
Coding sequences within it:
- the Pet117 gene encoding protein PET117 homolog, mitochondrial; amino-acid sequence: MSRSSKVVLGLSVLLTAATVAGVHLKQRQDLQRLRDGVIRDIERQNRKKENIRLLGEQIILTEQLEAEREKMLLEKGSQKT